TAAATACAATCCAGCATCTTTGTGTCGAGTTTTTTTGCAATCTGAAAAAATAGAAGGTATAAGGGGACGGTTTGAGATTGGAAAGGGGAATCCCCCTAATGCATAAAACCCTTATGAATTCTGCAATCTTGAGGGAAACTATCGATGAAAAAAAAGATTATCGTGCTCTCCATTTGTTCCGTATTTTTTTTATCAATGTTTTCTATGCCCGCTGACAGCAAGGAGATCATCGGCTGGCTGGAAATGATTAGAGTGTATCCCGGAAATTTGAAAATTCGGGCAAAAATGGATACCGGAGCAAAGGGGTCGGCAATAAACGCTTTTAATGTTAAAAAATTCGAACGAGACAATGAAACTTGGGTTAGTTTTGAGCTCCGAGATTATTCAAAAAAGGCCAAAACCAAGCATATTTTTCTTGAAAAGAAAGTAGTCGATTCTGTCAGAATCAAACGCAAAGGAGGCGGACTTGATGAGCGCCTTGTGGTCAACTTGGATATTTGTTTAGGGGGTGTCCATAAAGAGATCAGAATGAGTTTGATGGACAGAACCAATTTCAACTACCAGGTCCTGATCGGCAGGGTCGATCTGAAAAATACGTTTATTGTCGACCCATCTGCCACATTTACCAGAAAACCGTTGTGTAAGATGCCGATTGAAATAGATAAATAATACAAGTCAAAAATATATTAACAATGAAAAAGAATCATTTATTCATTTTGTCGGGCGCGTTGATATTCCTTGGTGCAGGACTGTTTATTTTTAAATATTATTTCCTGAATTTTCCTATTATGCCTGACACAACATCGAATTTCTGGGACATTGAGGTTCGGCTGTCTGCTAATGCTGAAAACAAAGCGTTGAAAGCCAGCCTGTTTTTACCTGGTGAGTCTGAAAATTTTACCATCAATTCAGAACATTTTCTGTCAGGAAAATACGGTTTGGTTACTGAAAAAGAGAATGATAACAGAAA
This window of the uncultured Desulfobacter sp. genome carries:
- a CDS encoding RimK/LysX family protein, which encodes MKKKIIVLSICSVFFLSMFSMPADSKEIIGWLEMIRVYPGNLKIRAKMDTGAKGSAINAFNVKKFERDNETWVSFELRDYSKKAKTKHIFLEKKVVDSVRIKRKGGGLDERLVVNLDICLGGVHKEIRMSLMDRTNFNYQVLIGRVDLKNTFIVDPSATFTRKPLCKMPIEIDK